In Solanum lycopersicum chromosome 5, SLM_r2.1, the following are encoded in one genomic region:
- the LOC101257964 gene encoding F-box/kelch-repeat protein At1g26930, with amino-acid sequence MLEDRTCMVQRDCLTENNWTTGCMSYHIDRIDAQNGKRPLENDEEGVNVQCKLQKQSDGSELDGGVFSVGNSSASADEQADNQARAVENFNSAIADEQADNQAHAVENFNSAIADEQADNQARAVENIDSASADMQANNQARAVEKIDSASADDQTDNLARAVENFDSASADEQADNEARAGEYFNSASDDEQADNQVLTWEDFDSASDDEQADNEARAGDYFDSDDEQADNQALAWEDFDSASDDEQADNQALAWEDFVSASDDEQADNEARAGKNFGSASADEQADNKGHAEDDSAAAPPDEQAGNQHQTGDDAGDNADISSLIPAIGRDNSVSSLAWCSRSDYSTLASLNSAFRSLVRSDELYRLRRKIGVVEHWVYFSCQLLEWDAFDPNRRRWMKLPTMNPNECFVFSDKESLAVGTELLVFGKEVLSHVIYRYSLLTNTWTTGMQMNAPRCLFGSASLGAIAILAGGCDSRGIILSSAEIYNSEDGSWRVLPSMNRPRKMCSGVFMDGKFYVIGGIGGADGTLMTCAEEYDLTTGKWTEIPNMSPVRPNAGRTDIPASSEAPPLVGVVNNELYSADYAAMVVRKFDKSSKTWVTMGGLPEGAASMNGWGLAFRACGDRLIVVGGPRAMGDGYIGVNSWVPSEGPPVWTLLGSKSSGTFVYNCAVMGC; translated from the coding sequence ATGTTGGAGGATCGTACGTGTATGGTTCAAAGGGATTGTCTAACAGAAAATAACTGGACGACGGGCTGCATGAGTTATCACATTGATAGGATTGATGCCCAGAATGGCAAAAGGCCATTGGAAAATGACGAGGAAGGTGTAAATGTGCAATGCAAGTTGCAGAAGCAGTCTGATGGTTCTGAGCTAGATGGAGGGGTTTTCTCCGTGGGCAATTCTTCAGCATCCGCTGATGAGCAAGCTGACAATCAGGCTCGTGCTGTAGAGAATTTCAATTCAGCAATCGCTGATGAGCAAGCTGACAATCAAGCTCATGCTGTAGAGAATTTCAATTCAGCAATCGCTGACGAGCAAGCTGACAATCAGGCTCGTGCTGTAGAGAATATTGATTCAGCATCCGCTGATATGCAAGCTAACAATCAGGCTCGTGCTGTAGAAAAAATTGATTCAGCATCTGCTGATGATCAAACTGACAATCTGGCTCGTGCTGTAGAGAATTTTGATTCAGCATCCGCTGATGAGCAAGCTGACAATGAGGCTCGTGCTGGGGAGTATTTTAATTCAGCATCCGATGATGAGCAAGCTGACAATCAGGTTCTTACTTGGGAGGATTTTGATTCAGCATCCGATGATGAGCAAGCTGACAATGAGGCTCGTGCTGGTGACTATTTTGATTCCGATGATGAGCAAGCTGACAATCAGGCTCTTGCTTGGGAGGATTTTGATTCCGCATCCGATGATGAGCAAGCTGACAATCAGGCTCTTGCTTGGGAGGATTTTGTTTCAGCATCCGATGATGAGCAAGCTGACAACGAGGCTCGTGCTGGGAAGAACTTTGGTTCAGCATCCGCTGATGAGCAAGCTGATAATAAGGGTCATGCTGAGGATGATTCTGCTGCAGCACCCCCTGATGAGCAAGCTGGCAATCAGCATCAGACTGGGGATGATGCTGGGGACAATGCTGATATCAGTTCGCTTATTCCTGCCATTGGCCGGGATAACTCTGTAAGTTCTCTCGCTTGGTGCTCAAGGTCAGATTATAGCACCTTAGCATCTTTGAATAGTGCATTTCGCTCATTAGTTAGGAGCGATGAGCTGTATAGGTTGCGACGAAAAATTGGTGTGGTGGAGCACTGGGTGTATTTCTCGTGCCAGCTGCTCGAATGGGATGCATTCGACCCCAATAGGCGCCGTTGGATGAAACTGCCGACGATGAATCCCAATGAGTGCTTCGTGTTCTCCGACAAGGAATCTTTGGCAGTTGGTACAGAGCTTCTTGTTTTTGGAAAGGAGGTGTTGTCACATGTTATTTATCGGTACAGCTTACTGACAAATACATGGACAACCGGGATGCAGATGAATGCGCCTCGATGCCTGTTCGGTTCTGCCAGCCTTGGAGCGATTGCCATTCTCGCTGGCGGCTGTGATTCACGAGGGATAATCCTTAGCTCGGCTGAGATCTACAACTCGGAGGACGGCTCGTGGAGGGTATTGCCTAGCATGAACCGCCCACGGAAGATGTGCTCTGGCGTTTTCATGGACGGTAAATTTTACGTGATAGGGGGTATTGGTGGAGCTGACGGGACGCTGATGACATGTGCTGAGGAGTATGACCTGACAACAGGAAAATGGACGGAAATCCCAAACATGTCCCCTGTGCGACCTAACGCTGGTAGGACTGATATCCCTGCTTCATCCGAAGCACCTCCACTGGTGGGAGTTGTTAATAACGAACTATATTCTGCCGATTATGCTGCCATGGTGGTTAGGAAGTTTGACAAGTCAAGCAAGACATGGGTTACCATGGGAGGGTTGCCTGAAGGAGCTGCTTCCATGAATGGATGGGGTTTAGCATTTCGTGCCTGTGGCGATAGATTGATTGTAGTTGGAGGTCCTAGGGCTATGGGCGATGGGTATATTGGGGTGAATTCGTGGGTGCCGAGTGAAGGGCCTCCAGTATGGACCTTGCTTGGCAGTAAGAGTTCTGGTACTTTTGTGTATAATTGCGCAGTTATGGGGTGCTGA
- the LOC101258262 gene encoding LRR receptor-like serine/threonine-protein kinase GSO1, translated as MSMLNKLLLVWFVAATLFVGYVFSETEFEALLEIKKSLVDDPENVLSNWSDENKNFCQWRGVSCDEDTLKVVGLNLSDCSISGSISPSIGFLHHLLHLDLSSNLLSGPIPPALSNLSSLQSLLLYSNQLTGPIPNEIGLLKNLQVIRIGDNVGLTGPIPSSFGDLENLVTLGLASCSLIGAIPPELGKLKRVETMNLQENQLENEIPVEIGNCSSLVAFSVAVNNLNGSIPEELSMLKNVQVMNLANNSFSGQIPTQLGEMNELRYLNLLGNQLEGLIPKSLAKLSNVQNLDLSGNRLTGEIPGEFGNMEGLRFLVLTSNNLSGSIPKTLCSGKSSLEHMMLSENLLSGEIPVELRECVSLKVLDLSNNTLNGSIPFELYELVELTDLLLNNNTLVGSVSPLIANLTNLQTLALSHNSFHGNIPKEIGMLASLEILFLYENQFSGEIPMEIGNCSSLQMIDLYGNAFSGRIPITIGGLKELNFVDFRQNDLSGEIPASLGNCHQLKILDLADNRLSGNVPATFGYLRALEQLMLYNNSLEGNLPDELINLANLTRINFSHNKLNGSIVSLCSSTSFLSFDVTNNAFDHEVPPHLGYSPFLERLRLGNNRFIGEIPWTLGLIRELSLLDLSGNELTGLIPPQLSLCRKLTHLDLNNNRFYGSIPSWLGNLPLLGELKLSSNKFSGPLPRELFNCSKLLVLSLEHNAINGTLPLEIGELKSLNVLNFDKNQLSGPIPSTIGNLSKLYILRLSGNSLTGEIPSALGELKNLQSILDLSFNNFTGQIPPSVGTLTKLETLDLSHNHLTGEVPPQVGEMSSLGKLNLSYNNLQGKLDKQYAHWPADAFTGNPRLCGSPLQNCEVSKSNNRSSGLSNSTVVIISVISTTVAIILMLLGAALFFKQRREAFRRGSEVNSAYSSSSSQGQKRPLFASVAAKRDIRWDDIMEATNNLSNDFIIGSGGSGTVYKAELFNGEIVAIKRIPSKDDLLLDKCFAREIKTLWRIRHRHLVRLLGYCNNSGEGSNVLIYEYMENGSVWDWLHKQPDNNNKRKTCLDWEARLKIAVGLAQGVEYLHHDCVPKIIHRDIKSSNILLDSNMEAHLGDFGLAKAVHDNYNSYNTESNLWLAGSFGYIAPEYAYSSRATEKSDVYSMGIVLMELVSGRMPTDGSFGEDMDMVRWIESCIEMSKEEVIDPVLKPLLPNEESAALQVLEIALECTKTAPAERPSSRKVCDLLLHAFNDKVVHSDKMSPDNYV; from the exons ATGTCGATGTTGAACAAACTATTGCTGGTTTGGTTTGTTGCTGCAACTCTTTTTGTTGGATATGTGTTTTCCGAAACAGAGTTTGAGGCTCTGTTAGAGATTAAAAAGTCACTTGTTGATGACCCTGAAAATGTTCTATCAAATTGGTCTgatgaaaacaaaaatttctGTCAATGGAGAGGTGTTTCATGTGATGAAGATACATTAAAAGTTGTGGGGTTGAATCTTTCTGATTGTTCCATAAGTGGTTCCATTTCACCTTCGATTGGCTTCTTACATCACCTACTCCATCTTGATCTTTCTTCTAATCTATTATCAGGTCCCATTCCACCTGCTCTGTCTAATCTCTCATCTTTACAGTCTCTTCTTCTTTATTCTAACCAACTCACTGGCCCCATTCCAAATGAAATCGGTTTGTTGAAGAATCTTCAAGTTATTAGAATCGGCGATAATGTTGGATTAACTGGACCAATTCCGAGCAGTTTTGGTGATCTTGAAAATTTGGTTACTCTTGGCTTAGCTTCATGTAGTTTGATTGGTGCGATACCTCCTGAGTTGGGAAAACTCAAGCGGGTTGAGACTATGAATCTGCAAGAAAATCAACTAGAAAATGAAATTCCTGTGGAGATTGGTAACTGTTCTAGTCTCGTTGCATTTAGCGTTGCGGTGAACAATCTGAATGGATCAATCCCGGAGGAGTTATCTATGCTTAAAAACGTCCAGGTTATGAATTTAGCGAATAATAGTTTTTCAGGACAGATACCTACTCAGCTTGGTGAAATGAATGAGTTGCGATATCTCAACTTGCTTGGTAATCAGCTGGAAGGTTTGATACCAAAGTCGTTGGCGAAGTTAAGTAATGTTCAAAATTTAGACTTGTCTGGTAATAGACTTACTGGTGAAATTCCTGGAGAATTTGGGAACATGGAAGGCCTTCGATTTTTGGTTCTGACTAGTAATAATCTATCGGGTAGTATACCGAAAACATTATGTAGTGGAAAGAGTAGTTTGGAACACATGATGTTATCGGAAAACCTGCTTTCCGGTGAGATACCTGTGGAGTTGAGGGAATGTGTTTCACTAAAGGTGCTCGATTTGTCTAACAACACGCTTAATGGTTCGATACCTTTTGAGTTGTACGAGTTGGTTGAGTTGACTGATCTCTTACTTAACAACAACACGTTGGTTGGTTCAGTTTCTCCGTTgattgcaaatcttaccaatctGCAAACATTGGCATTGTCGCATAATAGTTTTCATGGAAATATACCGAAAGAGATTGGGATGCTAGCAAGTCTTGAGATTCTGTTTCTATATGAGAATCAGTTCTCTGGAGAAATACCAATGGAGATAGGGAATTGCTCGAGCTTGCAAATGATCGATTTATATGGGAATGCATTCTCAGGACGCATTCCCATTACAATCGGAGGGCTGAAGGAGCTGAATTTCGTTGATTTTAGACAGAATGATCTCTCTGGTGAGATTCCAGCAAGTTTGGGGAACTGTCATCAGCTGAAGATCCTTGATTTGGCGGATAATCGTTTATCTGGTAACGTTCCTGCTACGTTTGGGTATCTTCGAGCATTGGAGCAGCTTATGCTTTATAACAACTCACTTGAAGGTAACCTTCCTGATGAACTGATCAATCTTGCAAACTTGACAAGGATAAATTTTTCTCATAACAAACTGAATGGTAGTATAGTTTCCCTGTGTAGTTCGACGTCTTTTCTTTCGTTTGATGTTACAAACAATGCATTTGATCATGAGGTTCCACCACATTTAGGATATTCACCATTTCTTGAAAGATTAAGGCTAGGAAACAATCGTTTCATCGGAGAAATCCCTTGGACATTGGGATTAATCCGTGAGCTATCACTGCTCGATCTCTCTGGAAATGAATTGACTGGTCTAATACCTCCACAGCTTTCGCTGTGTAGAAAGCTCACACACCTCGATCTGAATAACAACCGGTTTTATGGATCAATTCCATCTTGGCTTGGAAACTTGCCACTCTTAGGTGAGCTTAAGCTGTCCTCAAATAAGTTCTCGGGACCTCTTCCTCGAGAACTATTCAACTGCTCGAAGCTTTTGGTGCTGTCTCTAGAACACAATGCAATCAATGGAACTCTACCCCTTGAAATTGGTGAACTCAAGTCCCTAAATGTCCTAAATTTTGACAAAAACCAACTCTCTGGTCCCATTCCGTCTACCATTGGCAACTTAAGCAAGCTATATATACTCCGTCTCTCGGGAAACAGCTTAACCGGTGAAATACCAAGTGCGCTTGGAGAACTCAAGAATCTTCAAAGCATACTGGATTTGAGTTTCAACAATTTCACTGGTCAAATTCCTCCTTCTGTTGGAACACTCACCAAGCTTGAAACACTTGATCTGTCTCATAACCATCTCACCGGAGAAGTTCCTCCTCAAGTCGGTGAAATGAGTAGCTTGGGAAAGCTTAACCTCTCCTACAACAACCTTCAAGGCAAATTGGACAAACAGTATGCACATTGGCCAGCTGATGCATTCACCGGGAATCCACGTCTTTGTGGAAGTCCTCTGCAGAATTGTGAAGTCTCTAAGTCCAACAATCGGAGTTCAGGACTAAGTAACTCGACAGTTGTGATCATTTCAGTGATATCGACTACTGTAGCGATCATACTTATGTTGCTTGGAGCTGCACTCTTTTTCAAGCAAAGGCGAGAAGCCTTTAGAAGAGGAAGTGAAGTAAATAGTGCTTACTCATCCAGCTCTTCTCAAGGACAAAAGAGACCACTTTTCGCAAGTGTAGCTGCTAAGCGTGATATCAGGTGGGATGACATCATGGAAGCAACAAACAATCTAAGCAACGACTTCATAATCGGATCTGGTGGTTCAGGAACTGTCTATAAAGCTGAGCTGTTTAACGGAGAGATCGTGGCAATCAAGAGAATACCAAGCAAGGATGATCTCTTGCTAGACAAATGCTTTGCAAGAGAAATCAAAACACTTTGGAGGATAAGGCACAGACACTTGGTGAGGCTACTCGGATACTGCAACAACAGCGGAGAAGGTTCAAACGTACTGATTTATGAGTACATGGAGAATGGAAGTGTGTGGGATTGGCTTCACAAGCAGCCAGATAATAACAACAAGAGGAAAACATGCCTCGATTGGGAGGCAAGGCTGAAGATAGCGGTGGGATTAGCACAAGGAGTTGAGTACCTTCATCATGATTGTGTACCGAAGATCATTCATAGGGACATCAAATCCAGTAATATTCTACTAGACTCAAACATGGAGGCACATTTGGGAGATTTCGGGCTGGCTAAAGCCGTTCATGATAACTATAATTCCTACAACACTGAATCAAACTTGTGGCTTGCTGGTTCATTTGGTTATATTGCTCCAG AGTATGCTTATTCTTCGAGGGCAACAGAGAAGAGTGATGTTTATAGCATGGGGATTGTACTGATGGAGCTAGTGAGTGGAAGGATGCCAACTGATGGGAGTTTTGGCGAAGACATGGACATGGTGAGGTGGATTGAGTCGTGTATCGAGATGTCTAAGGAAGAGGTTATTGATCCTGTTTTGAAACCATTGTTACCTAATGAAGAAAGTGCTGCACTTCAAGTGCTGGAAATAGCACTTGAATGCACCAAAACTGCACCTGCTGAAAGGCCATCTTCGCGCAAAGTTTGTGATCTGTTGCTACATGCATTCAACGATAAGGTGGTTCATTCTGATAAAATGAGTCCAGACAATTACGTCTAG